The following are encoded together in the Juglans microcarpa x Juglans regia isolate MS1-56 chromosome 2D, Jm3101_v1.0, whole genome shotgun sequence genome:
- the LOC121250946 gene encoding ras-related protein RABB1b-like, with amino-acid sequence MSYDYLFKYIIIGDTGVGKSCLLLQFTDKRFQPVHDLTIGVEFGARMVTIDGRPIKLQIWDTAGQESFRSITRSYYRGAAGALLVYDITRRETFNHLASWLEDARQHANPNMTIMLIGNKSDLGHRRAVSKEEGEQFAKENGLLFLEASARTAQNVEEAFIRTAAKILQNIQEGVFDVSNESSGIKVGYGRPQGPSGARDGTVAQRSGCCAN; translated from the exons ATGTCTTACGACTACCTCTTCAAGTACATCATCATCGGCGACACag GTGTAGGGAAGTCGTGCCTGCTCTTGCAATTCACGGACAAAAGATTCCAGCCCGTTCATGATCTCACCATTGGTGTCGAGTTCGGAGCTCGAATGGTCACCATCGATGGCCGTCCCATCAAGCTTCAGATTTGGGATACC GCTGGGCAAGAATCTTTCCGGTCCATCACTAGATCTTACTACAGAGGAGCAGCTGGAGCACTTTTGGTATATGACATAAccag GAGAGAGACATTTAATCATCTAGCAAGCTGGCTAGAGGATGCTCGGCAGCATGCAAATCCCAACATGACAATCATGCTCATAGGGAACAAGAGCGATCTTGGACATCGGAGGGCTGTTAGCAAAGAGGAAGGCGAACAATTTGCAAAGGAAAATGGACTTTTATTCTTGGAGGCATCTGCAAGAACAGCTCAAAATGTTGAAGAG GCTTTCATAAGGACTGCTGCAAAAATCCTTCAGAATATTCAGGAAGGTGTATTTGATGTATCCAACGAG TCATCTGGCATCAAGGTTGGGTATGGGCGTCCCCAAGGTCCATCGGGGGCGAGAGATGGAACAGTGGCTCAGAGAAGTGGATGTTGCGCTAATTGA